One region of Culex pipiens pallens isolate TS chromosome 2, TS_CPP_V2, whole genome shotgun sequence genomic DNA includes:
- the LOC120419143 gene encoding OTU domain-containing protein 7B-like isoform X3, translating into METTHLVTEFITHTGANAQDAVSCLKSWEWDLKKALIDYNGKKLERGISRATENVNLVSRARQEFEMDFHSPLSGCAEQNAKNLNFIDTPDYTFTLPDLTKYSDDFRKFLEKDLIESSTLNSLEATNRLNWWYDSGVCRKLWPLATTGDGNCLLHAASLAMWGFHDRRLTLRRTLHDILSKEEFRDALYRRWRFQQTRLNRQAGFVFCESEWAREWEEIVAIASPEPRRNSKSGQQGSGAGAASRRRSLLIEKSMDGGEGGDENAATYESLEEIHVLALAHILRRTIIVVSDVFLRDMNGEAFSPIPFGGVYLPFEVPSNECHRAPLLLAYDMAHFSALVAMETAGDFPPALIPLVDASNQLLPIQFCIDPGRDFDWREYDGADGNWVLTDREHVALLKEYLDIVYAPATADSPDGDPDTYDDYSDEEYEKRLADGEFVFADENHNSGTNLAAMTASNQSLPPTSSSGKSKAAKQLQSVAKQFGSIGKSMSKKLKKNIGSITRIGSKSGSHKKPNVTANKDREYPKFRILCATLKARRHEYQEEMIKNYLECAQERYLELERSKERRELDKLSKYVDSGHDMTDYGSEPPTTDLVNCINAGCLNYGTVATSYMCLECYETQKKRETINVTDFTPRYGTGKSKFYAQADMESHDRIQRLPSVRRLNELDQTLYLSHSTFYNDQRAAMISNAQSLQSSSNYRHGFSPTDRTKNGHHSPPNYSTCAKLATATSGGIVATVYSPGNTILNRVPPSGGMCVSLPPPSPSPQPPTPQLPSASSSSGMSSSSSSGSNTSETLLRQQQQQVNLAPSGAGGATTSSHYGKSQMCRTEGCKFYGSINTNFYCSKCCQEYNI; encoded by the exons GCAAAAAGCTCGAACGGGGCATCTCGCGGGCCACGGAAAATGTGAACCTGGTGTCGCGCGCCCGCCAGGAGTTCGAGATGGACTTTCACAGCCCGCTGTCCGGCTGCGCCGAGCAGAACGCCAAGAATCTGAACTTTATCGACACGCCGGACTACACGTTCACGCTGCCCGATCTGACCAAGTACTCGGACGACTTTCG gaaatttctcGAGAAGGATCTGATAGAGAGCTCGACACTCAACTCGCTGGAGGCGACGAACCGGCTGAACTGGTGGTACGACTCGGGCGTTTGTCGGAAGCTGTGGCCGCTCGCGACGACAG gtgacGGCAACTGCCTGCTGCACGCGGCATCCCTGGCGATGTGGGGCTTCCACGATCGGCGGCTTACGTTGCGGCGGACGCTGCACGACATCCTGTCGAAGGAGGAGTTCCGGGATGCGTTGTACCGGAGGTGGCGCTTCCAGCAGACGCGACTGAATCGGCAGGCCGGGTTTGTGTTCTGCGAGTCCGAGTGGGCCCGCGAGTGGGAGGAGATTGTGGCGATTGCGTCGCCCGAGCCGAGAAGGAACTCCAAAAGTGGTCAGCAGGGTTCGGGGGCGGGGGCGGCCTCCAGGAGGAGGTCGCTGTTGATCGAGAAGAGTATGGACGGTGGGGAGGGAGGGGATGAGAATGCCGCGACGTACGAGAGCTTGGAGGAGATTCATGTGCTGGCGTTGGCGCACATTTTGAGGAGGACGATTATCGTGGTGTCGGATGTGTTCTTGAGGGACATGAACGGGGAGGCGTTTTCGCCGATTCCGTTCGGTGGGGTGTATCTGCCGTTTGAGGTGCCCTCGAACGAGTGCCATAGAGCGCCGCTGTTGTTGGCGTACGACATGGCGCACTTTTCGGCGCTGGTGGCGATGGAGACGGCTGGGGATTTTCCACCGGCATTGATTCCGCTGGTGGACGCCAGCAATCAGCTGTTGCCGATTCAGTTCTGCATCGATCCGGGCCGGGACTTTGACTGGCGGGAGTACGACGGGGCGGACGGGAACTGGGTGTTGACGGACCGGGAGCACGTGGCCCTGTTGAAGGAATATCTGGACATTGTGTACGCCCCGGCGACGGCCGACAGTCCGGACGGGGATCCGGACACGTACGACGACTACTCGGATGAAGAGTACGAGAAGCGACTGGCAGATGGGGAGTTTGTGTTCGCTGACGAGAACCACAACAGTGGGACGAACCTGGCTGCGATGACCGCTTCGAATCAGTCGCTGCCACCGACGTCGTCGAGCGGGAAGAGCAAGGCCGCCAAGCAGCTGCAGAGTGTGGCGAAGCAGTTCGGAAGCATCGGCAAGAGCATGAGCAAAAAGTTGAAGAAGAACATCGGATCGATCACGCGGATCGGGAGTAAAAGTGGGTCGCACAAGAAGCCCAACGTTACGGCGAACAAGGACCGAGAATACCCCAAATTTAGAATCCTGTGCGCCACGCTGAAGGCACGCCGTCACGAGTACCAAGAGGAGATGATCAAGAACTACCTGGAGTGCGCCCAGGAACGATATCTAGAACTGGAGCGCTCCAAGGAACGTCGCGAGCTCGACAAACTCAGCAAATACGTCGACTCCGGCCACGACATGACCGATTACGGCTCCGAACCACCCACAACCGACCTGGTCAACTGCATCAACGCGGGTTGCCTCAACTACGGCACCGTCGCTACCAGCTACATGTGCTTGGAGTGCTACGAAACGCAAAAGAAGCGCGAAACCATCAACGTCACCGACTTCACGCCCCGCTACGGCACCGGCAAGTCCAAGTTCTACGCCCAAGCCGACATGGAGTCGCACGACCGCATCCAGCGGCTCCCCAGCGTGCGCCGGCTTAACGAGCTCGACCAAACCCTCTACCTGTCCCACTCGACCTTCTACAACGACCAGCGCGCCGCCATGATCAGCAACGCCCAATCCCTGCAATCTTCCTCCAACTACCGGCACGGCTTCAGCCCGACCGACCGCACCAAAAACGGCCACCACTCGCCGCCCAACTATTCCACCTGTGCCAAACTGGCGACGGCCACCTCGGGCGGCATCGTCGCGACCGTCTACTCCCCGGGAAACACCATCCTGAACCGCGTCCCGCCCTCGGGCGGCATGTGCGTCTCTCTTCCACCTCCCTCCCCGAGCCCGCAACCGCCAACGCCGCAACTTCCCAGTGCGTCTTCCTCGTCCGGAATGTCCTCGTCGTCCTCCTCCGGCTCAAACACGTCGGAAACGCTGCtccgccagcagcagcagcaggtcaaCCTGGCGCCCTCTGGAGCTGGCGGCGCCACCACCAGCAGTCACTACGGCAAGAGCCAGATGTGCCGGACGGAGGGCTGCAAGTTCTACGGCAGTATCAACACCAACTTTTACTGCTCCAAGTGCTGCCAGGAGTACAACATCTAG
- the LOC120419143 gene encoding OTU domain-containing protein 7B-like isoform X4, with amino-acid sequence MDFHSPLSGCAEQNAKNLNFIDTPDYTFTLPDLTKYSDDFRKFLEKDLIESSTLNSLEATNRLNWWYDSGVCRKLWPLATTGDGNCLLHAASLAMWGFHDRRLTLRRTLHDILSKEEFRDALYRRWRFQQTRLNRQAGFVFCESEWAREWEEIVAIASPEPRRNSKSGQQGSGAGAASRRRSLLIEKSMDGGEGGDENAATYESLEEIHVLALAHILRRTIIVVSDVFLRDMNGEAFSPIPFGGVYLPFEVPSNECHRAPLLLAYDMAHFSALVAMETAGDFPPALIPLVDASNQLLPIQFCIDPGRDFDWREYDGADGNWVLTDREHVALLKEYLDIVYAPATADSPDGDPDTYDDYSDEEYEKRLADGEFVFADENHNSGTNLAAMTASNQSLPPTSSSGKSKAAKQLQSVAKQFGSIGKSMSKKLKKNIGSITRIGSKSGSHKKPNVTANKDREYPKFRILCATLKARRHEYQEEMIKNYLECAQERYLELERSKERRELDKLSKYVDSGHDMTDYGSEPPTTDLVNCINAGCLNYGTVATSYMCLECYETQKKRETINVTDFTPRYGTGKSKFYAQADMESHDRIQRLPSVRRLNELDQTLYLSHSTFYNDQRAAMISNAQSLQSSSNYRHGFSPTDRTKNGHHSPPNYSTCAKLATATSGGIVATVYSPGNTILNRVPPSGGMCVSLPPPSPSPQPPTPQLPSASSSSGMSSSSSSGSNTSETLLRQQQQQVNLAPSGAGGATTSSHYGKSQMCRTEGCKFYGSINTNFYCSKCCQEYNI; translated from the exons ATGGACTTTCACAGCCCGCTGTCCGGCTGCGCCGAGCAGAACGCCAAGAATCTGAACTTTATCGACACGCCGGACTACACGTTCACGCTGCCCGATCTGACCAAGTACTCGGACGACTTTCG gaaatttctcGAGAAGGATCTGATAGAGAGCTCGACACTCAACTCGCTGGAGGCGACGAACCGGCTGAACTGGTGGTACGACTCGGGCGTTTGTCGGAAGCTGTGGCCGCTCGCGACGACAG gtgacGGCAACTGCCTGCTGCACGCGGCATCCCTGGCGATGTGGGGCTTCCACGATCGGCGGCTTACGTTGCGGCGGACGCTGCACGACATCCTGTCGAAGGAGGAGTTCCGGGATGCGTTGTACCGGAGGTGGCGCTTCCAGCAGACGCGACTGAATCGGCAGGCCGGGTTTGTGTTCTGCGAGTCCGAGTGGGCCCGCGAGTGGGAGGAGATTGTGGCGATTGCGTCGCCCGAGCCGAGAAGGAACTCCAAAAGTGGTCAGCAGGGTTCGGGGGCGGGGGCGGCCTCCAGGAGGAGGTCGCTGTTGATCGAGAAGAGTATGGACGGTGGGGAGGGAGGGGATGAGAATGCCGCGACGTACGAGAGCTTGGAGGAGATTCATGTGCTGGCGTTGGCGCACATTTTGAGGAGGACGATTATCGTGGTGTCGGATGTGTTCTTGAGGGACATGAACGGGGAGGCGTTTTCGCCGATTCCGTTCGGTGGGGTGTATCTGCCGTTTGAGGTGCCCTCGAACGAGTGCCATAGAGCGCCGCTGTTGTTGGCGTACGACATGGCGCACTTTTCGGCGCTGGTGGCGATGGAGACGGCTGGGGATTTTCCACCGGCATTGATTCCGCTGGTGGACGCCAGCAATCAGCTGTTGCCGATTCAGTTCTGCATCGATCCGGGCCGGGACTTTGACTGGCGGGAGTACGACGGGGCGGACGGGAACTGGGTGTTGACGGACCGGGAGCACGTGGCCCTGTTGAAGGAATATCTGGACATTGTGTACGCCCCGGCGACGGCCGACAGTCCGGACGGGGATCCGGACACGTACGACGACTACTCGGATGAAGAGTACGAGAAGCGACTGGCAGATGGGGAGTTTGTGTTCGCTGACGAGAACCACAACAGTGGGACGAACCTGGCTGCGATGACCGCTTCGAATCAGTCGCTGCCACCGACGTCGTCGAGCGGGAAGAGCAAGGCCGCCAAGCAGCTGCAGAGTGTGGCGAAGCAGTTCGGAAGCATCGGCAAGAGCATGAGCAAAAAGTTGAAGAAGAACATCGGATCGATCACGCGGATCGGGAGTAAAAGTGGGTCGCACAAGAAGCCCAACGTTACGGCGAACAAGGACCGAGAATACCCCAAATTTAGAATCCTGTGCGCCACGCTGAAGGCACGCCGTCACGAGTACCAAGAGGAGATGATCAAGAACTACCTGGAGTGCGCCCAGGAACGATATCTAGAACTGGAGCGCTCCAAGGAACGTCGCGAGCTCGACAAACTCAGCAAATACGTCGACTCCGGCCACGACATGACCGATTACGGCTCCGAACCACCCACAACCGACCTGGTCAACTGCATCAACGCGGGTTGCCTCAACTACGGCACCGTCGCTACCAGCTACATGTGCTTGGAGTGCTACGAAACGCAAAAGAAGCGCGAAACCATCAACGTCACCGACTTCACGCCCCGCTACGGCACCGGCAAGTCCAAGTTCTACGCCCAAGCCGACATGGAGTCGCACGACCGCATCCAGCGGCTCCCCAGCGTGCGCCGGCTTAACGAGCTCGACCAAACCCTCTACCTGTCCCACTCGACCTTCTACAACGACCAGCGCGCCGCCATGATCAGCAACGCCCAATCCCTGCAATCTTCCTCCAACTACCGGCACGGCTTCAGCCCGACCGACCGCACCAAAAACGGCCACCACTCGCCGCCCAACTATTCCACCTGTGCCAAACTGGCGACGGCCACCTCGGGCGGCATCGTCGCGACCGTCTACTCCCCGGGAAACACCATCCTGAACCGCGTCCCGCCCTCGGGCGGCATGTGCGTCTCTCTTCCACCTCCCTCCCCGAGCCCGCAACCGCCAACGCCGCAACTTCCCAGTGCGTCTTCCTCGTCCGGAATGTCCTCGTCGTCCTCCTCCGGCTCAAACACGTCGGAAACGCTGCtccgccagcagcagcagcaggtcaaCCTGGCGCCCTCTGGAGCTGGCGGCGCCACCACCAGCAGTCACTACGGCAAGAGCCAGATGTGCCGGACGGAGGGCTGCAAGTTCTACGGCAGTATCAACACCAACTTTTACTGCTCCAAGTGCTGCCAGGAGTACAACATCTAG